One Manduca sexta isolate Smith_Timp_Sample1 chromosome 28, JHU_Msex_v1.0, whole genome shotgun sequence DNA window includes the following coding sequences:
- the LOC115445102 gene encoding extended synaptotagmin-1 isoform X2, protein MIIIIENFFPYRLWFLLYNLTTEASDNTMVSASKTALPPSSDETVSVLSMIYRFFKKVSIVGVVYLVGYMQWSVAWLIGPVILSVLRDQWRKENEYRRNLAKVAALSSEKDVVLARLNDLPAWVFFPDVERAEWLNRILLQVWPNVNHFAKNLLKESIEPAVAESLANFKLNGFKFERMILGTIAPRVGGVKVYDKNLSRNEIIMDIDLFYAGDCDISFVLQRIRGGIKDLQIHGMVRVVMKPLITKMPLVGGLQVFFLNNPSIDFNLVGAADILDMPGFSDILRRCIVEQVARMMVLPNKLPIKLSDEIPTVDLRMPEPEGVLRIHLVQAQNLMKKDVSMLGKGKSDPYAIITVGAQQWKTKHIDNNVNPRWDYWCEARIMYSLGQTLDIEVFDKDEGNDDDKLGKCSLDISQVVRFGRLDTWQTLQQAKHGKVHLRLSWHRLSSDVTELSRALTETLLIKSGDLSSAVLSVYIDSCKKLPNARSQARPDPYLTVTVGKKTENSAVQMRTDDPVYEIGYSFLVQNPEIDNIEVKVLDQKTGGLLGQLIYSISSLLKQKDMSMLTQPLTLQRSGPESKIIMSMQLRILKDAVKEEDAELESVEQPPVEPSPPTPAASPTPSAETTDGTVKPEPIVPNDEPVPVQQNTESKSADEVSQDNASQKSIPVEQIEKEVDTPQEFQPPVGRDSPKLIHRTSSLTTSAGEAGLGRILLSLRYSMQNQTLFVVVHKIMNIPLKDPTNVPDPYVKLYLLPGRSKDSKRKTVVVKDSCMPEYDEQFEWVIPLAELHSRQVEVTVATHKGFLGGSPVIGQVIIHLNQYDFREAKTLWFDLLPESSPRD, encoded by the exons GTGTCGATAGTCGGCGTTGTTTATCTGGTGGGGTACATGCAATGGAGCGTGGCGTGGCTCATCGGGCCCGTTATACTGTCGGTGCTGCGGGATCAATGGCGCAAGGAGAACGAGTACCGCCGCAACCTGGCCAAGGTCGCCGCACTCTCCTCAGAGAAAGATGTAGTGCTCGCGCGGCTTAATGACCTGCCGGCTTGG GTCTTTTTCCCGGACGTGGAGCGTGCAGAATGGTTAAACAGG ATCCTCCTTCAAGTGTGGCCGAACGTGAACCATTTTGCGAAGAATCTTCTGAAGGAATCCATCGAGCCGGCTGTTGCGGAGAGTCTGGCCAATTTCAAACTCAATGGGTTTAAATTTGAGCGCATGATTCTCGGAACTATT GCGCCGCGCGTCGGCGGAGTCAAAGTCTACGATAAGAATCTGTCGAGGAATGAAATCATCATGGACATCGATCTATT ctACGCGGGCGATTGCGACATCTCTTTCGTCCTCCAACGAATCCGAGGAGGCATCAAGGATTTACAg ATCCACGGCATGGTGCGCGTGGTGATGAAGCCGCTGATCACCAAGATGCCGTTGGTTGGTGGGCTGCAGGTGTTCTTCCTCAACAATCCATCCATCGACTTCAACCTGGTCGGCGCCGCTGACATCCTCGACATGCCTGGTTTCAG TGACATACTTCGTCGATGCATCGTGGAACAAGTGGCAAGGATGATGGTGCTGCCCAACAAATTGCCCATCAAGTTGAGCGACGAAATACCGACCGTTGATCTGCGCATGCCCGAGCCTGAG GGCGTACTTCGTATTCATTTAGTCCAAGCCCAGAATCTCATGAAAAAAGATGTTTCTATGTTAG GTAAGGGTAAGTCGGATCCGTACGCAATAATCACGGTGGGCGCGCAGCAGTGGAAGACGAAGCACATCGACAACAACGTGAACCCGCGCTGGGACTACTGGTGCGAG GCGCGTATAATGTACTCCCTCGGTCAGACCTTGGATATAGAGGTGTTCGACAAGGACGAAGGCAACGACGATGACAAGCTTGGCAA ATGCTCGTTGGACATCTCGCAAGTTGTACGCTTCGGTCGTTTGGACACG tgGCAAACCCTACAACAAGCGAAACATGGGAAAGTTCATCTCCGTCTGTCTTGGCATCGTCTGTCTTCTGACGTGACGGAACTGAGTCGA gcatTAACGGAGACATTACTCATTAAGAGTGGTGACCTCAGTTCTGCAGTCTTGTCCGTCTACATTGATTCGTGCAAAAAGTTGCCG AATGCACGCTCGCAGGCTCGTCCTGATCCATACCTCACTGTGACAGTTGGCAAAAAAACTGAAAACTCCGCCGTTCAGATGAGAACTGACGACCCTGTTTATGAGATCGGGTACTCTTTCCTAGTACAGAACCCCGAGATTGATAACATTGAAGTTAAG GTGCTAGATCAAAAGACGGGAGGTCTACTTGGCCAACTTATCTATAGCATTTCGTCACTGCTGAAGCAAAAGGATATGAGCATGTTAACTCAGCCGTTGACTCTGCAAAGATCTGGTCCTGAGTCGAAAATTATTATGTCCATGCAGCTAAGG ATATTGAAAGACGCAGTGAAGGAAGAGGATGCGGAGTTGGAATCAGTAGAGCAGCCTCCAGTGGAGCCCTCGCCCCCGACACCGGCCGCTAGTCCCACGCCCTCCGCCGAAACAACCGACGGCACTGTAAAACCTGAGCCGATTGTCCCTAACGACGAGCCAG TTCCAGTTCAGCAAAATACTGAATCTAAGAGCGCTGATGAAGTGTCCCAAGATAACGCGTCTCAAAAGTCTATCCCAGTAGAGCAGATTGAAAAAGAAGttg atactcCTCAAGAATTTCAACCGCCTGTAGGTCGTGATTCTCCAAAACTTATCCACAGGACATCATCGCTGACCAC GTCGGCAGGGGAGGCTGGGCTTGGTCGTATCTTACTTTCTCTTCGCTATAGTATGCAAAATCAAACTTTGTTCGTAGttgttcataaaattat GAATATACCATTGAAAGACCCAACTAACGTGCCTGATCCATACGTCAAATTGTACTTGCTGCCTGGACGCTCCAAAGATTCTAAAAGAAAGACTGTG GTGGTGAAGGACAGTTGTATGCCGGAATACGACGAACAATTTGAGTGGGTGATCCCATTGGCTGAACTGCACTCGAGGCAGGTGGAAGTGACAGTTGCTACACACAAAGGCTTCCTTGGCGGTAGCCCGGTTATAGGACAG GTGATAATACATCTGAACCAATACGACTTTCGTGAAGCGAAAACACTGTGGTTCGACCTTCTGCCAGAGTCCTCCCCAAGGGACTGA